A segment of the Nitrospina gracilis 3/211 genome:
GGAATTACTCGATCTTCAGGTTCAAAAACTCCAGTCCCTGGCCAGCAACCCCATCCTGGTCCAGCATGCAAATGCTTCCAACAAGCGCTTCAATTCTCCCGATGGAAACGCACTGATTGAAGAGGTTTCCGATTCCTGGAACGGTCGGCAGTTGCACCCCCATATCGGCCGGGTTCTGGATAACAAGGCTTCCGACCTGATATTTCACTTCATCCGGTTTCCCTGGCGGATCTCCGGACACCGCGTTTTCGATTCCATCATCGCCATCAATAACCAGGGCGTTGTTTTTGCCGGGTGGCCCAAACCGGACAAGTTTGTTTACTCACAGGAAGAATGGTTCCAGACCCGCCAAAACTATGGGTACCTGATCAAACCGGAAGTGAGTAATGGGTCCAACCAGGTCGAATCCCTGTCCGTCATCGTCAAAACCCCCTTCCGGTTGGAGCGCAGACTGGGACAGGAGTTTGGAATGCTCAAGGCGGAAATCATGGTGGACGAGTTGGGACAAAACCTGGTGAGGGAACTGAGATCACATTCGTATAAAAACATCGAATTTCTATTAACTTTTGGCCGGGACCTGGTGATCGGTTCCGGTATCAAGGGACCTGATGGTTTTCAAGAGGTGCCGGCGAAAAGAAACCTGGAGTCCATAAAAAGTTTGGAGGAAAAACTCGAGACCCTGCAACATGGCTTTGAGATCAATCTGGATAACCATGTTTTGAGAAGTTATGCTTTGCAACACCTGCAAAATGATTTCGGCGACTTGAGACTGGTGCTTACTTTCGATACCGATGAAATCTTGGCTCCCTATTATCAATTAAAGAAAAACATCTTGTCAGCCATTGGGGTTGCCGCCGTTTTATTGATCGTTTTATGCTTCATCTTGTTCCGCTCGATCACGAACCCCATTCAAAAACTGCTGACGGGGGTGGAAGCCTTTCGGCAAGGCAAGTGGAAGAAGGCGGACTTTGCCCTCGATGCGAACAATGAGATGGGGGAACTGGCTCACGGATTCCAGGGCATGGCGGACGAAATCTCAAACTACACGGCCAACCTTGAAAAAATGGTGGACGAGCGGACCCGTGAATATCTCGAAGCCAAGGAACACGCTGAAAAAGCAAACCGGGCCAAAAGTATATTTTTATCATCCATGAGCCACGAAATCCGGACTCCCCTGAACGCCATCATGGGCTACACCCAGATCCTGAAACAGGATTCACAACTGGACCCGGTCCAAAGGGAGAAAATATCCAACATCTTCCGGGCGGGCAATCATCTTCTGGGTTTGATCAACGACGTTCTGGACATTTCCAGGATCGAGTCCGGCAAGCACATGCTCAATGAAGAAGAGTTCAACCTGGCCAACCTGGTCGGGGACCTCACCATCATGACCAAGTGGAAATGCGATCAGAAAGACCTGGCCTTCGTCGTGGAATTCGACGAAACCCCGGAAAGTTCCCTGGTGACAGGCGATGTCAACAAACTGCGCCAGGTTTTGATCAACCTGCTGGGGAACGCCGTCAAGTTCACGGAAAAGGGCCGGATTGTCTTCCGCGTCAAAACCCGGGACCAGGATCGTTTCTATTTCGAAGTGTCGGATACGGGGGTGGGCATTTCAGAGGATATGAAGGAATCCATCTTCGAGCCTTTTGCCCAGGAAGAGGTTGGTCTGAAAAAGGGAGGAACCGGACTGGGGTTGACCATCAGCCAACGCCTTGTCGAAATACTTGGAGGGAAGCTGGAAATGGAAAGCCGGCCCGGGGAGGGGTCGAAGTTTCACTTCACGCTCACCCTGCCACGGGTGGGTGAGGAAGAATCGGAAAAAAGTACCGATTCCCTGGAACTGGTCAAAGGCCTGGCCCCGGGCGTGCACGTCAAGGCTTTGGTTGTGGAAGACACCGACACCTGCGCCAGGGTTCTGTCGGAAATCCTTTCCGGAATCGGAACGGATGTCAAGGTGGTCAAAAGCGGCAGAAGTGCGCTGGAAATACTCCAGTCTTGGAAGCCGGACATCATCTTTCTCGATTATTACATGCCGGAACTGAATGGTTTGGATGTGTTCGAAAAAATTATGGCCAACCCCGTTTTGAAAGGCATCAAGGTGGTCATGGCCACCACGGCCGCCTTCAACCACTATCATGAAAAGTTTTTTGAAAAAGGGGTTCATGATGTGATCGTCAAACCTCTAAGGCGGGAAAAGGTATTCGACGTATTGAAGAGACTGCTGGGAGTGAGCTTCGAATTCAAAACGGACGAAGAGTTGGCGCAAAACAACCCCGAGTTCATGCCCATCGATTTCGAAAAAATCTACATCGAGGAGTCGATTTTCACTCAAATCGACCGTTCCGTCAGGTTGGGAATCGTTTCGGAAATTGAAAAGAATTTGACCAAGATGGAAACCCTGGGAAGCGAAGCCGCGAAGCTGGCGAAAAAATGGAGGACGCTCGCCAGGAAGTTCAATTTCAAAAAAATAAAGGAAGATTTTGAAAAGGTCTCGGTAGTTATTGGCCGCTGACCCTCCCACCGGTAACTTTTAAATCGAAAGAACCGTCACCGATCAACCCCTTCAGTATCTCCGTCTGAGAAGAAGATACTGAAGGGGTTTTTTGATTTTACATCTGGTGGTAGATTTCCGCGCCCTTCTTCTTGAAGGTTTCGGACATGTCTTCCATGCCCTTCTCCAGCGCTTTTTCTTCTTCCACACCCTGCTGGGCGGCGTAGTCGCGCACATCCTGCGTGATCTTCATCGAGCAGAATTGCGGCCCGCACATCGAGCAGAAGTGCGCCAGCTTGTGGCCTTCCGCCGGCAGCGTCGCGTCGTGGTACTTGAGCGCCGTCTCCGGGTCGAGCGACAGGTTGAACTGGTCGGCCCAGCGGAACTCGAAGCGGGCCTTGCTGAGCGCATCGTCGCGCACCCGGGCGCCCGGATGCCCCTTGGCGATGTCCGCCGCGTGCGCGGAGATCTTGTAGGTGATGACGCCCTGCTTGACGTCGTCGCGGTCGGGCAGGCCGAGGTGTTCCTTCGGCGTCACGTAACACAGCATGGCGCAACCGAACCAGCCGATCATGGCGGCGCCGATGCCGCTGGTGAAATGGTCGTAACCCGGTGCGATGTCCGTGGTCAGCGGCCCCAGGGTGTAGAACGGCGCTTCCTTGCACTCCTTCAACTGCTTGTCCATGTTCTCCTTGATGAGGTGCATGGGTACGTGGCCCGGTCCCTCGATCATGGTCTGCACTTCGTGCTTCCACGCGATCTCGGTCAACTCGCCCAGCGTTTCCAACTCGCCAAATTGCGCCGCGTCGTTGGCGTCCGCCCCGGACCCCGGCCGCAGGCCGTCACCCAGCGAAAAGCTCACGTCGTACGCTTTCATGATTTCGCAGATGTCCTCGAAGTGCGTGTAGAGGAAGTTTTCCTTGTGATGCGCGAGGCACCACTTGGCCATGATGGAGCCGCCGCGCGACACGATGCCGGTGACGCGCTTCGCCGTCCACGGCACGTAACGCAGAAGAACGCCGGCGTGGATGGTGAAGTAATCGACGCCCTGCTCCGCCTGCTCGATGAGGGTGTCGCGGAAAATCTCCCACGTCAGTTCCTCCGCCTTGCCGTCCACCTTCTCCAATGCCTGGTAGATGGGCACGGTGCCGATGGGCACGGCGCTGTTGCGGATGATCCACTCGCGCGTCTCGTGGATGTTCTTGCCGGTGGACAGGTCCATGACCGTGTCGCTGCCCCAGCGCGTCGCCCACACCATCTTCTCGACTTCCTCCTCAATGGACGAAGCGATGGCCGAGTTGCCGATGTTGGCGTTGATCTTCACCAGGAAGTTGCGGCCGATGATCATCGGCTCGATCTCCGGGTGGTTGATGTTGACCGGGATGATGGCGCGGCCGCGTGCCACTTCGTCGCGCACGAATTCCGGGGTGATGACATCCGGAATGGCCGCGCCCCAGCTGTTGCCCGCCAAGCGGCCTTCGCGCTCGGCGTCTTCCAGCAACTGGCGGCGTTTGGCGTTTTCCCGGATGGCGATGTATTCCATCTCCGGGGTGATGATGCCTTTTTTCGCGTAATGCATCTGGCTCACGTTACAGCCCGGCTTGGCGCGGTACACTTTGCGTCCGGCGCGGTCGAAGCGCTCGATGTCCTGCATCTGCTCTTCGGACTTGTAGCCGTTGTCTTCCGGGCGGATGCTGCGGCCCTCGTAGGCTTCCACGTCGCCGCGGTCGAGAATCCATTTCTCCCGCAGAGGCGCGAGGCCCTTGCGCACGTCGATCTGAACATCCGGGTCGGTGTAGGGTCCGGAGGTGTCGTAGAGCAGGATCGGCTCGTTCGGCTCTTCCGTCGGCTGGCCGGGTTGCGGGTTGTGGATGGCGGTGGGCGACAGCGTCACTTCCCGAAACGGCACGCGGAGGTCCGGAAACAGTTTGCCGGTTTCGTATACTTTTCTGCTGTTGGGGGAAATGGGGTCCCGCGTGATGATCAGTTCTTCCTTCTGGGCGGAGCCGGAAGGGCGCTTGGGCATATTCATCAGAACTCTCCTTTGATGGCTTGCATGTATTGCAAAGATGCGTCTTCGATATGTGTGCTGTTCCAGATCCCGCGAATGAGGGCGACGCCATGGGCGCCGCTCCGCATGACTTCCGGGATGCGTTCCAGGTTGATTCCTCCTAAAGCCAGGACGGGAATCTTCATCCCTCCGGCAACTTCTTTCAGCGCGTCCACTCCCTGCGGCGCGCCGTACTCCCGTTTCGACGGCGTATCATAAATGGGGCTGAAGGTGATGTAATCGGCCCCGGCTTCCTCCGCCTGCCGGGCCGCCTCCCACGAATGGGTGGAGACGCCGACCAGAAGGTGCGGATAGCGCGCTTTCACCTCGCCTGCAGGCAGTCCGGATTCCGGCAGGTGCACGCCGTCGGCATCGACCATCAACGCCACGTCCACCCGGTCGTTGATGTAAAGCCGCGCACCGTAGTGCGACGTCAGTTGCCTCAGCACCAGTGCCAGCGAAAACAGGTCGGGCAGAGGCAACTCCTTTTCCCGCAGTTGCAGGTCGCGCACGCCGCCTTTCAGCGCGGCCTCGACCGTATCCAGGTGCCGGTCACGCGGAAACTCCTTCAAGTCCGTGATCAACAGCAACCGCAGTTGGTCTTCTTTCACTTCCGCCACGTCTTTAATGAGCCGCGTTTTCATCGGTTGCTCGTCTTCGGTCATCGTGCCTCCGTTTGCAACCCGGCTACACGTCGATCATGCCGTCCAGGGGACTGCTCGCCGTGGCGTACAGTTTTTTCGGGATGCGCCCGGCCTCGAATGCCAGCCGTCCGCTTTCCACGGCCAGCCGCATGGCCTTGGCCATCTTGAGCGGGTCTTTCGCCTGCGCGATGGCAGTGTTCATCAAAAGGCCATCCACGCCCAGTTCCATGGCGCGTCCCGCGTCGGATGCCGTACCGACGCCGGCGTCGATGATGACCGGCACCTTCACCGCTTCGAGGATCAGTTTCACGTTGTAAGGATTGCGGATGCCGAGACCGGAACCGATGGGCGCGGCCAGCGGCATGACCGCGGCGCAACCCGCGTCTTCCAGCTTCTTGCACAGCACCACGTCGTCCATGCAGTAAGGCAGGACGGTGAAGCCGTCCTTCACCAAGAGCTTGCACGCCTCCAGCGTGGCTTCGTTGTCCGGGAACAGGGTTTTCTCGTCGCCGATGACCTCGACCTTGACGAAGTTGCCGAGCCCCGCCTCGCGCGCCAGCTGGCAGGTCATCACCGCTTCTTTCACGTTGAAGCACCCGGCGGTGTTGGGCAGAAGCTGGTATTTTTCCGGGTCGATGTAGTTGAGGATCGATTCCTTTGTCTTGTCCAGCTCGATGCGGCGCACGGCGACGGTGATCATCTCCGCGCCGGACAGTTCGAGCGCCTGCTTGTTCATCTCAAACGACGGGTATTTGCCTGTGCCGACGATGAGGCGCGAGTTGAACACCTTGTCGCCGATTTTGAGTTGGTTCGTTCCGGATTCAGTGGCTGTGGTTGTCATAATGATATTTTCTCAACAATGCGTTGCGTTACGGGTTATCGGGTGCGTGGGAGAAAGGGTCACGTCCCGCCTCCCACGGCGTGAACGATTTCGATCTTGTCGCCTTCCTTGAGCAGGGTGTCGGCGTAATGGGAGCGCGGAATGACTTCCAGGTTGATGGCCACGGCGATGTGCGGCGCGGTGATGTCCAGTTCCTTCAGCAACTCTTCCAGGTTTCCGCTGGAATCGGTCTGCCTTTCCTCGCCGTTGATGACCAGCCGCACTTTCCGTTTCCTCGATTTCATTAATAAGGATGGACAAACAAAAAAAGCCGCACCCTCGTCGAAGAGAAGGGTACAGCTTAATGACAGTTCATTATGATGGGTGCCTTCCCTTCGCTGGCATTACCCAGATCAGGTTCAGAGGGTTGCCCTTTAAGAGCTCTCAGTTCTGACGAGAACACCCCCGGCAAAATTTCGTCCAGATTACTGAAAATAAAATCTAAGTCAAGAGTTATTGACCTTTCCAAAAAAAGGTTATTCTTTTAAGATGTTCCCTTTAAATAACAAATACATATGGGCCCTTTCGGGCCTGCTGATCCTGTTGGTCGCGGCCTGCGCTCCGAAGCGCCTGACGCCTCATTATGAGACTCCGCCCCCCGATCTCAAGGTCGAGGACAACCGGCTGTATTACAAAGCACTGGATGCTCAGAACCGGGGCCGCCTGAAGGAGGCGGAGGAGTTGTGGCAGGTGTTTCTGAAACGCTACCCCGATTCGGTTCACGGTCATAACAACCTGGGCCGCGTCTATTATCTTGAAGACAAGCTGACGCAGGCCACACAGCAATTCGAACAGGGTCTGGCATTGGAACCGACCGATCCGCGGCTGCGCCAGAACCTGGCCGACGCGCTGAAACTCCAGGCCAACCTTCTGTATGAGGACAAGCGTTTCGACGCCACCATCCAGAAACTCGACCGCCTGCGCGAAATCTCCCCGCAGGAGGAACAGCAGGGCATCCAGATCCGCATCGAAAAGGTGGAGGACAAGATCTACGAACAGGTGCGGAAAGTGGACACGCCTGAGAGCTATCGCGATTTCCTCCAGAAGTACCCGGAAGGCATCAACGCCCAGCGCGCCCGCCAGCGGTTGAAGGAACTGGACGGCGGTGTGGAATCGTCCGGCCTGTCGTCCCTCATACCCGGCATGCCCGACCTGTTCGGTACGGAGCCGAAATCCAAGGAAGTGCCCTCGGGTTCCAAGACTCCGCCCGTGACGCCGGAAACGGTGACCCCGCAACCCGAGGCGAAGCCGAAGGAGGAGGTGGCCATTTTCAAGGACCCGTTTACGGAAGAAACCCTGCCGGAGGTTCCCGTCAGTGGCAAGATGACACCTGAAAATAAGGGGATGATCGAGGAAAAGCCTGTCGCGCCGTCCGGTGATTCCTTTTTCGACTCCGAGAGTTTCGGCAAGGCGGGCGTGCAGAAGCCGGTACAGGAGAAACCGGAATCGACGGAGGTGGCAAAGACCGAACCTGAAAACCCGATTCAGAAAAAAAAGGTGAAGCCGTATGGCTCGGAGGTCACCGACGAGGCGCTGGATGATTTTTTAAAGAGTCTCGACGATCAGGATATCCAGGTTCAGCCATCCGCGCCCAAGCCTGAGGCGGTGGAGCCGATGGACCAGACCAGCGAGGTTCCACTGGTGCCGGAATCCAGGGAAATTCCGGTAACGCAGCTGACCGAGCCCGTGGAAATGCCCGGAAGCGTGCCGCCCTCCAACAGCAACGTGCCGTCGCTTCAAACCGAGGTTCAGGACGTGCCCGAAGAGCTGGAGATGATCGCTCCCTTTGAAGCCCTGGCGAAGCAGGAACCGAAGAAAATGGTTCCGGACAAAACCAAAAAGGTGCCCCTACCCAAACCCAAGCTACCCGTTCAGGTAACGGAGAAAAAGAAAACCGGACCCGGCGACCTGCCGGTGATTTCCTCTGTTGAGGTGGAAACCCAGGCGCCCCCGCAGACCGCCACCCTCGACAAAATAAAGCCCACCCCTCCCCAGACACTGAAAAAAAACCTGAGCCGGTTCCAGGCAAACTCTCCACTTCGAAAGAAAAATCTCTGGCCAAGAAAAAAACCGAAGCCGAAAACAAAAAGCTGGCTAAAAAGGAACCTGCGTCCCCCGCTATAAAAATCATGGTGGAGGTGGACGTTGAGCCCGGCACTTACCTGAACGTGCGCTCCAGGCCTTCGGTGGAAAACGGCAAGCTGATTGGCAAGCTCAAGAACGGCGACACCGTGCCGCTGGTCAGGGAAACCACGCTGTGGTTCCAGGTGGAGTACCAGAAAGGCAAGCAGGGGTGGATCAGCCGTACCTACTCGCACAAGTTGTCCAGTCTTCCAGGAGGCGAACTCATGAATTACAACGACGCCCCCTCGGCCGTTGCATCCTGAACGGTGTCCTAGTACAATTCCCAGTTCTTATGCAAGCCATCATTTTGATTGCCGGCTACGGGTCCCGCCTTGGCCGCGACGACATACCACATAAAAGCCTGTTGCCGTTTGGCGAGGACACCCTGCTGTCGCGTCACTTGCGTATCCTGCAAGACATCGGTCTGGAAAAAGCCGTGCTCGTGGTGGGGCACAACCGCGACGCGGTGAAGGACTACGTCGGCGGCCTCGACCTGACGCTCCCCGTCGAGTTTGTGGACAACCCGGAGTACCGCACCACCGGCAACACGCTGTCGCTGGTTCTGGGACTGCGCGGCCGCGAGGGCGACCTTTTGGTCATGGACGGCGATGTGCTCTACCCGCGCGAAGTGCTGGAAAAGTACGTCTCCAACTGCCCCCCGCCGTCGTTTGCCATTGTGCCGGTGGACATCGACGACACCGAGGCCACCAAGGTGCTCCTCGATGAGACCGGGTACATCCATTCTTTCGTCACCAAGCGTGACCTCACCGACGAAGAAAAATCACGATACCAGTGCGCCGGCGAGGCCATCGGATTTTTCCTGCTGACACAGGAACTGACCCAGCGGCTGATCACGCTCTACGATGCACGGCCCGGGGAATTCATCTCCACCCTGTGGGAGATCCCGTTTTCCGAGGTGGCTCCCGGTGGTGAGATCAAGCCCTTCTTCGTCGTGAGTGAGGGGTGTATGGAAATCGATACACCGGAGGATTACAACGAAGCCCTCTCCCGCTACAACGCGAACCCCGCAATTTACTGAAAAACCCTCATTTAAATACAAAATCCGGTCTTCTGAAGCGAACCGTCCCCCCTGCCACCTGTTCAAAACTTTATAAAAGTAAATATTGTGTATGAAAATTTATTCATTAAGGCAGGGTAGTTGTATAAAATTTAATAATTTCTTCGATCTTAAGTTTTTCCCCCTGCCGATCCTCCCTTCCCCATGAAATTTATAACCTTTTGAAAATATTTTAGTTAATAGGTTCAGACGAAAAACACACGCTACTTTCCCGGCCTTTGGCACATGGCTTGCTCCTTTGCGGGCATAGAACTTCGTTCAAACCTGACTGTATTGGTTTTCTGTTTTTGGGAGATGTTTCAAGCCATGGACGTAATGGTAGAAGTCGCAAAATATCTCAGCCAGTTGAACCTGTCGTTTCCGATGAACCAGCTTGGCCCGATCCTTGCGGTGGTGGGATTGCTCCTGGTATGGGGCAAATACAAAACCGCGGTGTGGATGGGGTTTTTGTCCTGGATGTACCTGGCGGTCACCACCAACAAGCTGACCTTGATTGCCATGTTGCAGTCGCCGCCGACCAGCGTGATCGTGGTGATGTTCCTCACCATGACCACCGGGTTCCTTCTGCTTTTCACTGTCGTGCATCAAGGGCATCGTTGAGCGCGGATAGATTGGAGGGAACGACCATGTGGCCGACGCATTGTGAAGTGACTGTTGAAGGAACCATCATCGTGCTGGGTGTGGTGTCCATCCTCTGGCTGTTTGGCCGGCTGTACCTGGGACTCTCGGTTCTGTACTTCTTTGCCATGTTCTGGTTTTACACCGCAAACCAGACTCCCTTGATCAACCTTTTCGGCAAAAACGCCCTGGGCTGGTACGCGGCATTTTCCGCCGTCCTGTTTGGCGTGCTTGTCACCATCAGGAACCTCTTTCCAGACCGGCACTGAACGCATCCTCCTCCTTGCATTTGGTGTTATACTTGCCTTCGCGGCAAGCGGGCGCGCACCCCTTGGGTGCGCGTCTTTTTTTTCGGCAGGATTTCAGGAGGCGTTGGCGTGATTCAGGAATTCAAGGCGGTGTTTTTTGATGTGGGCGGCACGCTGTTGCGCGTCCACCCTTCGGTGGGCGATGTCTATGCGCGGCACGCGCGGGGTTACGGATTCGA
Coding sequences within it:
- a CDS encoding ATP-binding protein translates to MKIKNVLVLVVVIFILFIGLFTVVSLDNFKKLYVDQNAHNVELLSQEILEQIGELLDLQVQKLQSLASNPILVQHANASNKRFNSPDGNALIEEVSDSWNGRQLHPHIGRVLDNKASDLIFHFIRFPWRISGHRVFDSIIAINNQGVVFAGWPKPDKFVYSQEEWFQTRQNYGYLIKPEVSNGSNQVESLSVIVKTPFRLERRLGQEFGMLKAEIMVDELGQNLVRELRSHSYKNIEFLLTFGRDLVIGSGIKGPDGFQEVPAKRNLESIKSLEEKLETLQHGFEINLDNHVLRSYALQHLQNDFGDLRLVLTFDTDEILAPYYQLKKNILSAIGVAAVLLIVLCFILFRSITNPIQKLLTGVEAFRQGKWKKADFALDANNEMGELAHGFQGMADEISNYTANLEKMVDERTREYLEAKEHAEKANRAKSIFLSSMSHEIRTPLNAIMGYTQILKQDSQLDPVQREKISNIFRAGNHLLGLINDVLDISRIESGKHMLNEEEFNLANLVGDLTIMTKWKCDQKDLAFVVEFDETPESSLVTGDVNKLRQVLINLLGNAVKFTEKGRIVFRVKTRDQDRFYFEVSDTGVGISEDMKESIFEPFAQEEVGLKKGGTGLGLTISQRLVEILGGKLEMESRPGEGSKFHFTLTLPRVGEEESEKSTDSLELVKGLAPGVHVKALVVEDTDTCARVLSEILSGIGTDVKVVKSGRSALEILQSWKPDIIFLDYYMPELNGLDVFEKIMANPVLKGIKVVMATTAAFNHYHEKFFEKGVHDVIVKPLRREKVFDVLKRLLGVSFEFKTDEELAQNNPEFMPIDFEKIYIEESIFTQIDRSVRLGIVSEIEKNLTKMETLGSEAAKLAKKWRTLARKFNFKKIKEDFEKVSVVIGR
- the thiC gene encoding phosphomethylpyrimidine synthase ThiC is translated as MNMPKRPSGSAQKEELIITRDPISPNSRKVYETGKLFPDLRVPFREVTLSPTAIHNPQPGQPTEEPNEPILLYDTSGPYTDPDVQIDVRKGLAPLREKWILDRGDVEAYEGRSIRPEDNGYKSEEQMQDIERFDRAGRKVYRAKPGCNVSQMHYAKKGIITPEMEYIAIRENAKRRQLLEDAEREGRLAGNSWGAAIPDVITPEFVRDEVARGRAIIPVNINHPEIEPMIIGRNFLVKINANIGNSAIASSIEEEVEKMVWATRWGSDTVMDLSTGKNIHETREWIIRNSAVPIGTVPIYQALEKVDGKAEELTWEIFRDTLIEQAEQGVDYFTIHAGVLLRYVPWTAKRVTGIVSRGGSIMAKWCLAHHKENFLYTHFEDICEIMKAYDVSFSLGDGLRPGSGADANDAAQFGELETLGELTEIAWKHEVQTMIEGPGHVPMHLIKENMDKQLKECKEAPFYTLGPLTTDIAPGYDHFTSGIGAAMIGWFGCAMLCYVTPKEHLGLPDRDDVKQGVITYKISAHAADIAKGHPGARVRDDALSKARFEFRWADQFNLSLDPETALKYHDATLPAEGHKLAHFCSMCGPQFCSMKITQDVRDYAAQQGVEEEKALEKGMEDMSETFKKKGAEIYHQM
- the thiE gene encoding thiamine phosphate synthase, yielding MTEDEQPMKTRLIKDVAEVKEDQLRLLLITDLKEFPRDRHLDTVEAALKGGVRDLQLREKELPLPDLFSLALVLRQLTSHYGARLYINDRVDVALMVDADGVHLPESGLPAGEVKARYPHLLVGVSTHSWEAARQAEEAGADYITFSPIYDTPSKREYGAPQGVDALKEVAGGMKIPVLALGGINLERIPEVMRSGAHGVALIRGIWNSTHIEDASLQYMQAIKGEF
- a CDS encoding thiazole synthase, with translation MTTTATESGTNQLKIGDKVFNSRLIVGTGKYPSFEMNKQALELSGAEMITVAVRRIELDKTKESILNYIDPEKYQLLPNTAGCFNVKEAVMTCQLAREAGLGNFVKVEVIGDEKTLFPDNEATLEACKLLVKDGFTVLPYCMDDVVLCKKLEDAGCAAVMPLAAPIGSGLGIRNPYNVKLILEAVKVPVIIDAGVGTASDAGRAMELGVDGLLMNTAIAQAKDPLKMAKAMRLAVESGRLAFEAGRIPKKLYATASSPLDGMIDV
- the thiS gene encoding sulfur carrier protein ThiS; this translates as MRLVINGEERQTDSSGNLEELLKELDITAPHIAVAINLEVIPRSHYADTLLKEGDKIEIVHAVGGGT
- a CDS encoding tetratricopeptide repeat protein, whose product is MFPLNNKYIWALSGLLILLVAACAPKRLTPHYETPPPDLKVEDNRLYYKALDAQNRGRLKEAEELWQVFLKRYPDSVHGHNNLGRVYYLEDKLTQATQQFEQGLALEPTDPRLRQNLADALKLQANLLYEDKRFDATIQKLDRLREISPQEEQQGIQIRIEKVEDKIYEQVRKVDTPESYRDFLQKYPEGINAQRARQRLKELDGGVESSGLSSLIPGMPDLFGTEPKSKEVPSGSKTPPVTPETVTPQPEAKPKEEVAIFKDPFTEETLPEVPVSGKMTPENKGMIEEKPVAPSGDSFFDSESFGKAGVQKPVQEKPESTEVAKTEPENPIQKKKVKPYGSEVTDEALDDFLKSLDDQDIQVQPSAPKPEAVEPMDQTSEVPLVPESREIPVTQLTEPVEMPGSVPPSNSNVPSLQTEVQDVPEELEMIAPFEALAKQEPKKMVPDKTKKVPLPKPKLPVQVTEKKKTGPGDLPVISSVEVETQAPPQTATLDKIKPTPPQTLKKNLSRFQANSPLRKKNLWPRKKPKPKTKSWLKRNLRPPL
- a CDS encoding SH3 domain-containing protein gives rise to the protein MVEVDVEPGTYLNVRSRPSVENGKLIGKLKNGDTVPLVRETTLWFQVEYQKGKQGWISRTYSHKLSSLPGGELMNYNDAPSAVAS
- a CDS encoding phosphocholine cytidylyltransferase family protein, which codes for MQAIILIAGYGSRLGRDDIPHKSLLPFGEDTLLSRHLRILQDIGLEKAVLVVGHNRDAVKDYVGGLDLTLPVEFVDNPEYRTTGNTLSLVLGLRGREGDLLVMDGDVLYPREVLEKYVSNCPPPSFAIVPVDIDDTEATKVLLDETGYIHSFVTKRDLTDEEKSRYQCAGEAIGFFLLTQELTQRLITLYDARPGEFISTLWEIPFSEVAPGGEIKPFFVVSEGCMEIDTPEDYNEALSRYNANPAIY